One window of Acidobacteriota bacterium genomic DNA carries:
- the trmD gene encoding tRNA (guanosine(37)-N1)-methyltransferase TrmD: protein MKFDVVTVFPELVEQVARVGVVGRARAAGLLDVAVHDLRDFTADRHRTVDDAPYGGGPGMVLKVEPFIRAVEHVRDCRGGPAAVILLSPQGETFTHEAAVRLSGLEHIVLLCGRYQGVDERVREQVATEEISIGDYVLSGGELAAAVVIDAVSRQVPGVVGNSESVATDSFVRRMLDCPTYTRPASLNGQEVPEVLVSGDHAQIRRWRKREAVKRTLRRRPDLLRRARLDDEERECLRELQTQGTDFRAGRAEP from the coding sequence ATGAAGTTCGACGTCGTTACGGTATTTCCCGAGCTGGTGGAGCAGGTCGCGAGGGTCGGCGTGGTCGGGCGGGCGCGCGCCGCCGGCCTGCTGGATGTGGCGGTGCACGACCTGCGGGATTTCACGGCGGACCGTCACCGTACGGTGGACGACGCGCCGTACGGCGGTGGGCCGGGCATGGTGTTGAAGGTCGAGCCGTTCATCCGCGCGGTCGAGCACGTACGGGACTGCCGTGGCGGGCCGGCGGCGGTGATCCTCTTGTCCCCGCAGGGCGAGACCTTCACGCACGAGGCGGCGGTCCGCTTGAGCGGCCTCGAGCACATCGTTCTGCTGTGCGGGCGCTATCAGGGCGTCGACGAGCGCGTGCGCGAGCAGGTGGCCACCGAGGAGATCTCGATCGGGGACTACGTCCTGAGTGGCGGCGAGTTGGCCGCGGCCGTTGTCATCGACGCCGTGTCGCGGCAGGTGCCCGGCGTCGTGGGCAATTCGGAGTCGGTGGCGACGGATTCGTTCGTGCGCCGGATGCTGGACTGTCCGACGTACACCCGTCCGGCCAGTTTGAACGGGCAGGAGGTGCCTGAAGTGCTGGTGTCCGGCGATCACGCCCAGATACGGCGGTGGCGGAAGCGCGAGGCGGTGAAGCGCACGCTCCGCCGGCGACCGGATCTGTTGCGTCGTGCGCGTCTCGACGATGAGGAACGGGAGTGTCTCCGCGAGCTTCAGACGCAGGGGACCGATTTTCGGGCTGGGAGAGCAGAGCCATGA
- a CDS encoding thiamine phosphate synthase: MARNPVPLSSSSTLICLVTDRIALAETATDAGDEALPQLLEVIADCADAGVDLVQIREPGLRDRSLLDLVRGAVDRTRATSARVVVNDRPDVALAAGADGVHLKDDARSAPRVRALGPRGWIVGRSIHDAPAARRATQAGAIDYLLAGTVFASASKPGRPPLGLDALRDIVRASSRPVLAIGGVTVDDGAAVAATGAAGVAGIRLFRCGPSSRRARIAERVQVLRAAFDRGRTLD, from the coding sequence ATGGCCCGCAACCCCGTACCGCTCTCGTCTTCTTCGACCCTGATCTGTCTCGTGACCGATCGGATCGCGCTTGCCGAGACCGCGACCGACGCCGGGGACGAAGCGCTGCCGCAGCTTTTGGAGGTGATTGCCGATTGTGCGGACGCCGGTGTCGACCTCGTGCAGATTCGGGAACCTGGTCTGCGCGACCGAAGCCTCCTGGACCTGGTGCGGGGCGCGGTGGACCGCACCCGCGCCACGTCTGCCCGCGTAGTCGTCAACGACCGCCCCGACGTGGCGCTGGCGGCCGGCGCCGACGGCGTGCATCTGAAAGACGACGCGCGCTCCGCGCCGCGCGTCCGCGCTCTCGGCCCGCGCGGCTGGATCGTGGGGCGTTCGATTCACGACGCTCCCGCGGCGCGGCGGGCGACGCAGGCCGGCGCGATCGACTATCTGCTCGCCGGCACCGTGTTCGCATCCGCGTCGAAACCGGGCCGGCCGCCGCTCGGACTCGATGCACTGCGCGACATCGTGCGCGCGTCCAGCCGGCCGGTCCTTGCTATCGGGGGCGTGACGGTGGATGACGGGGCGGCGGTGGCGGCGACCGGCGCGGCCGGGGTGGCGGGCATCCGGCTCTTTCGATGCGGACCGTCGAGCCGCCGCGCGCGAATCGCAGAGCGGGTGCAGGTGCTGCGCGCCGCGTTTGACAGGGGAAGAACCCTCGACTAA
- the rimM gene encoding 16S rRNA processing protein RimM, which translates to MPVEHGSWREMAVVGIVARTHGRHGEVVVNPETDFPEERFRAGGTLFMAQAGMPVAVKIRDAWFHGGRPVVSFERVDTLSAAESLRGAELRVPDEALRPLPPDTWYEHDLVGCVVRTVSGDEVGTVAAVEGPAEAKRLIVGPRGREIDVPLVAEICVTVDADAESIVIDPPPGLLEVNRTRAAAGGRRSGRRGTGSDE; encoded by the coding sequence GTGCCGGTGGAGCACGGCTCGTGGCGGGAGATGGCGGTCGTCGGCATCGTCGCGCGGACGCACGGGAGGCATGGCGAGGTGGTGGTCAACCCGGAGACCGACTTCCCGGAGGAGCGCTTTCGCGCGGGCGGCACGCTGTTCATGGCGCAGGCCGGCATGCCGGTCGCGGTGAAGATCCGGGACGCGTGGTTCCACGGCGGTCGTCCGGTCGTCTCCTTCGAGAGGGTGGACACGCTGAGCGCCGCGGAGAGCCTGCGGGGCGCCGAGTTGCGGGTGCCGGACGAGGCGTTGCGGCCCCTGCCGCCGGACACGTGGTACGAACATGACCTCGTCGGCTGCGTGGTACGGACGGTGAGCGGAGACGAGGTCGGGACGGTGGCCGCGGTCGAAGGACCCGCGGAAGCCAAGCGCCTGATCGTCGGGCCGCGGGGGCGCGAGATCGACGTTCCGCTCGTTGCGGAGATCTGCGTCACGGTCGATGCGGACGCCGAGTCGATTGTCATCGATCCGCCGCCCGGCCTGCTCGAGGTGAATCGAACCCGGGCCGCGGCCGGCGGCCGGCGGTCGGGACGCCGCGGCACCGGGAGCGACGAATGA
- a CDS encoding 50S ribosomal protein L19 codes for MKAIEAVEQNQLVERPDIRSGDTIRVHVRVTEGEKERIQVFEGIVIGQHRRGAGSTVTVRKVSFGQGVERIFPLHSPMIDRIEVVRSARVRRAKLYFLRKLRGKAARMRERRRR; via the coding sequence ATGAAGGCCATCGAAGCGGTGGAGCAGAACCAACTCGTCGAGCGGCCGGACATCCGGTCGGGCGATACGATTCGCGTGCACGTGCGGGTGACCGAGGGTGAGAAGGAACGGATTCAGGTGTTCGAGGGGATCGTAATCGGCCAGCATCGCCGCGGCGCCGGCTCGACCGTCACCGTTCGCAAGGTGTCGTTCGGCCAGGGCGTCGAGCGGATCTTTCCGCTGCACTCGCCGATGATCGACCGGATCGAGGTCGTGCGCTCCGCGCGGGTTCGGCGCGCGAAGCTGTACTTCCTCAGAAAGCTGCGGGGCAAGGCGGCGCGCATGCGCGAACGGCGCAGGCGCTAG
- the rpsP gene encoding 30S ribosomal protein S16, translated as MLTIRLRRQGAKKSPFYRLVVIDSRSARDGRALEVVGHYDPTVQPEALTVKIDRIDHWVAQGAQMSDTVRTLIARNPAAAAGSEETAESAAAPAVP; from the coding sequence ATGCTGACGATTCGACTGCGGCGGCAGGGAGCGAAGAAGAGCCCGTTCTACCGGCTGGTGGTGATCGACTCGCGCAGCGCCCGCGACGGACGCGCGCTGGAGGTGGTGGGGCACTACGACCCGACGGTGCAGCCCGAGGCGCTGACGGTGAAGATCGACCGAATCGATCACTGGGTGGCGCAGGGCGCGCAGATGAGCGACACCGTTCGTACCCTGATCGCACGCAATCCGGCGGCCGCGGCCGGAAGCGAGGAGACGGCGGAGTCGGCGGCGGCGCCGGCGGTTCCGTGA
- a CDS encoding KH domain-containing protein yields the protein MSRARDVVEVIAKALVDHPDSVQVDERVEHGGVRIELTTRSGDLGKLIGRRGRTASAVRALAEIAAERDGMRAAVDFLDEE from the coding sequence GTGAGCCGCGCGCGGGACGTGGTCGAGGTGATCGCGAAGGCGCTCGTCGATCATCCCGACTCGGTTCAGGTGGACGAACGGGTCGAGCACGGAGGTGTGCGCATCGAGCTGACGACACGTTCGGGCGACCTCGGCAAGCTGATTGGACGCCGCGGCCGAACTGCGTCGGCGGTGCGGGCGCTGGCCGAGATCGCCGCGGAACGCGACGGCATGCGGGCCGCGGTCGACTTCCTCGACGAGGAGTGA
- a CDS encoding ribonuclease HII, which yields MENALRRSGFAHVAGADEAGRGALAGPVVAAAVVLDSRRHIAGLRDSKLLTAMQRERLYVEITGNAHWAVASAPPDDVDRLNVHRASLDALRRAILALEPQPAFALVDGFRVPGLDLPQRAVIGGDRRCAAIAAASIVAKVIRDREMVRLHAVDPRYGFDRHKGYATRAHVDAVARFGYSDVHRRSFRPRSL from the coding sequence ATGGAGAACGCGCTGCGTCGTAGCGGGTTCGCGCATGTCGCGGGGGCCGACGAGGCAGGCCGGGGTGCACTGGCCGGGCCCGTCGTGGCCGCTGCGGTGGTGCTCGATTCCCGAAGGCACATCGCCGGCCTGCGCGATTCGAAGCTGCTGACGGCGATGCAGCGCGAGCGACTCTATGTCGAGATCACCGGGAATGCCCACTGGGCGGTAGCCTCGGCGCCGCCGGACGACGTCGATCGGCTCAACGTGCATCGCGCATCGCTCGATGCGCTCCGCCGCGCGATACTGGCGCTGGAGCCGCAACCGGCATTCGCGCTCGTCGACGGCTTCCGCGTGCCGGGCCTCGACCTGCCGCAGCGCGCGGTGATCGGGGGCGACCGGCGTTGCGCGGCGATCGCTGCCGCCTCCATCGTGGCGAAGGTGATCCGTGACCGGGAGATGGTGCGGTTGCACGCCGTCGACCCACGCTATGGCTTCGACCGCCACAAGGGCTACGCGACCCGTGCGCATGTCGACGCGGTCGCCCGGTTCGGGTATTCGGATGTGCATCGGCGCTCCTTTCGGCCGCGCTCGCTGTGA